The Desulfovibrio desulfuricans DSM 642 genome includes a window with the following:
- a CDS encoding YIP1 family protein: MNITCPRCGFSRELPADRLPSKAVIATCPHCACRFRLVPGVGVMDVLSEPEHPVENPAHSGDSEAAAARPENLGAEEHGRGAWQSGDDDPLPPGAIVPGHSAQKPSRAEDERGESREPAQKPQSGRKFPQADTGEERHIGNLWGLLGGKNIFGQRVDKSSEKRAGDRDDDNQQKRNSQRGLFGPADDDADDSRNASAAYARESSRFENDREDNQDDGQHGPANPWEAAPEPDGWIPAFYHTCMRVMFGAHNFFAHMRAESSQVRPLVFYLIISVIQVVIERVWSGIFLSLMAPSAASDPELEKMLILLSPQLSLPMTILIKTGVSVVQLYVLTALMHFTYGFITGKKPEFSLVFQVAAYAAAPSLLCVVPLLGSIVGFIWMIACVLVGCRTVLNLTWPQTFMGFAPVVLLLAPLLLQVMKAAQF; this comes from the coding sequence AGCCACATGTCCGCACTGTGCATGCCGATTCCGTCTGGTTCCCGGCGTTGGCGTCATGGATGTTTTGTCCGAGCCGGAACACCCCGTTGAAAATCCTGCGCACAGTGGTGATTCCGAAGCCGCCGCTGCGCGGCCTGAAAATTTGGGTGCGGAAGAGCATGGGCGGGGAGCCTGGCAGTCGGGCGATGATGATCCATTGCCCCCTGGGGCCATTGTTCCCGGTCATTCCGCGCAGAAACCCTCCCGTGCTGAAGACGAGCGGGGCGAGAGCCGTGAACCCGCGCAAAAGCCGCAGTCTGGCAGAAAATTTCCTCAGGCGGATACTGGGGAAGAAAGGCATATCGGTAATCTGTGGGGGCTGCTGGGCGGCAAAAATATTTTTGGCCAGCGTGTCGATAAGAGCAGTGAAAAACGCGCTGGCGACCGGGATGACGACAATCAGCAGAAACGCAACTCGCAGCGCGGGCTTTTTGGCCCGGCTGACGATGATGCTGATGACAGCCGTAATGCCAGCGCGGCCTATGCGCGTGAATCCTCGCGTTTTGAAAACGACCGCGAAGACAATCAGGACGATGGGCAGCACGGCCCAGCCAATCCCTGGGAGGCCGCGCCTGAGCCGGATGGCTGGATACCCGCCTTTTATCACACCTGTATGCGGGTCATGTTTGGCGCGCACAACTTTTTTGCCCATATGCGGGCGGAATCCTCGCAGGTGCGGCCACTGGTGTTCTATCTGATAATCAGCGTCATTCAGGTTGTTATCGAAAGGGTGTGGTCGGGCATCTTTCTTTCCCTCATGGCGCCCAGCGCCGCTTCTGACCCCGAGCTGGAAAAAATGCTCATTCTGCTTTCGCCCCAGCTCAGCCTGCCCATGACCATCCTGATCAAAACAGGCGTTTCTGTCGTGCAGCTCTATGTGCTGACGGCGCTGATGCATTTTACCTATGGCTTCATAACGGGCAAAAAGCCCGAATTCTCGCTGGTGTTTCAGGTGGCGGCCTATGCGGCAGCACCCTCGCTGCTGTGCGTGGTGCCCTTGCTGGGCTCCATAGTGGGCTTCATCTGGATGATCGCCTGCGTCCTTGTGGGGTGCCGCACGGTTCTTAATCTTACGTGGCCGCAGACCTTCATGGGCTTTGCTCCTGTTGTGCTGCTGCTCGCGCCGCTGTTGTTGCAGGTGATGAAGGCTGCCCAATTCTGA